CAAACTGGCCGATCTTGGCGAAGGTTTACAAATATGTTATTTTGAGCACTATGGATGCTCAAAATTCAGGAAAATTGAACCGCTTGCTGACCGAACTGGGCGATACGCGCCTGGTTTCCAGCCGCTGGCTACGGGCGCACGGCTACTCCAACAGCCTTGTGGCGCGCTACGTGGGCAGCGGCTGGCTGGTGTCGCCGGCGCGTGGCGTCTACATGCGCAGGGGCGGGCGGCTGCAATGGGAGGGCGTGGTCCGCAGCCTGCAGGTCGGGGAGGGGGTACCGCTGCACGTCGGGGGATGCTTCGCACTCGACCTGCAGGGACACGAGCACTACCTGCGCCTGGGCGATGCCGGGACGATCACGCTGTATGGGCCACAGCAGCCGCCGGGCTGGATGGGCAAGCTTTCACTGGAGCAGCGCTTCGAGTACGAGGGCAAGGGGCCGTTGGATCTCCCGGCCGTGCCTGTCACTGCGGAGGTCTCAGGGACGGCGTTGTCGGACGCGGGCTTGGCTTGGTACTCCGTTGCGTTTGGGGCCGATGCCGTGGTCTGCTCGACGCCCGAGCGGGCCATGCTGGAACTGTGCGACAGCGTATCGGGTGCGGCAGGGGTCTACGAAGCCGATGCGCTGATGCAGGCCATGACCACGCTGCGGCCGCAGCGTGTCGGCCTGATGCTGCGGCACTGCCGCAGCATCAAGGCGAAGCGGCTGTTCCTGGCCCTGGCCGATCGCCATCGGCATGCATGGCTGGCGCACGTGTCGTTGGAAGGCGTTGATCTAGGCCGGGGCAAGCGTGCGCTGGTGCCCGGTGGGCGCCTGCATCCGACCTACCAGATCACCTTGCCGGGAGACCTCGATGAGCACCTGGCTTGATCAGTGGGACCGGCGCTACACGGACCGCGTGCGGTTGCTGGTGGAGATCCTGCCGGTGCTTGCGCAGGAGCCGCGCTTCGCGCTCAAGGGCGGCACCGCCATCAACCTGTTCGAGCACGATCTGCCGCGCCTGTCGGTGGACATCGATCTGGCCTGGTTGCCGGTGCACGACTATGCCGAGGATGCAAGACTGATCGCCGAAGCGTTGGGGCGATTGGCCGATGTGCTGCGTGCCCGGCCTCTGCAATTGCAGGTGCACACCTCGGCGGGTGAGGGCGGGGCGGTCACTCGCTTGGTGGCCAGTCGCGGCCGTGCGCGCGTGCAAATCGAAACGACACCTGTCATGCGTGGAGCGGTGCATCCGGTGCGCGGCATGGTGGTACGCCCGAGGGTGGAAGAGGCCTTCGGCTTTGCCGAGGTGCAGGTGCTGGCGTTCACCGACCTCTATGCCGGCAAGCTGGCGGCTGCGCTGTCGCGGCAGCACCCGCGCGATCTGTTCGACGTGGGCCTGCTGCTGGAGGATGAACGCGCGGATGCGGGTCTCTGGCGAACTTTTCTCGTGTACCTGACGTGCAGTCCGAAGCCGGCCTGGGAAATGCTGGCGCCGCGTGTGCCAGCGGATTTCGGAGCCACCTTCGAGGCCCATTTCAAGGGCATGACGTCCGAGCCTATCAGCGTGGCTGCCTTGCTGGAGAGTCGCGGGCGCCTGCTGGCGCGCGTAGCGCATTGGCTGGATGGGCCGTCGCGTGCCTTTCTGCAATCCGTCGAGGATGAGAAGGCGGATTTCAGTTTGATCGGATTGGCCCATGCGGCCGAGTTACCCGGCGTGCGGCGCAAGCTGCACAACCTGGCTCAGCGCACGGCGGCCAAGCGTGCGGCAGATCGCCGGCAGCTTGACGACACGCTGGCGCGGATCACCGGTGCCGGATGACGAAGGAGGTTGACGCGATGGTTCACGATTTCACACTGGTCTATGCACTGGACTCGGGCATGGGGTCGCAGGAGGATGTCCTTCGCCAAGTAGCGGACAGCGATTGCGCCGATGCCACGGTCGGCTGGGGGCGGCCGGGTCATGTCGGCCTGGCATTCAGCAGGGAGGCGAGCGACCGCGATACTGCGGTCACGCTTGCAACGGCGCAGATGGCACAGGCGCTGCCCGGGGCGGTGCTGGTCCGGGTAGATGCCGCGTAGCCGCTGCAAGCATTTGATGATGGCGTCATCATCGAACAGGGCGGTGCCGGCGCAGCTTCACGTCCGGTCCGCTGGACGAGTGGGTCTTCGCTGATCGAGAGGCCTGCTTGCGGCCTTCGATCACACTAATCATTGGCTTAAATCGGGCCCCCCGCTCACCGCTACGGGGCTGCTTCATCAGCTTGCTCAGTGCTAAGGTCATTCCTTGCGACAAGGGTCATCGGCATGCGGTGTATGAGGCTGTGCTCAAGCCCTTCCACGATCCAACCCGTTGAGGCTTCTTCGAAGTAGTGCTGGACGACACCGCGGCGGCGGAAGAATGTAGGGTCGAGAGGGTTTGAGGCGAAGGGGTTGTGATAAACCTGCAGCCCGTCGCTCAGTGTCTCACCGATCTCGTCAGCTCTGCCTACGCGCGCCATAGGCCGGCCGTCAGATGTTGCGCCCTATAGGGTGTGCATCATCGTCTGGTGCTCTGAAGTCTGGGGCGCAAGTGCACTCTCTTTTCCCCAGGTAGCGGTGCAGGAGAAAATCACCGCGGAAATTTGGCGCATACGGTCATCATTGAACAGTCCCAGTTCAATCTCGGCGCCGTTGTCCTTCGTGACGAAGCCGAGGTTTCGGGTCGGAGGGCCGTTCGGAAAAGCAGCTGGGTTACGCATGTACGCCGGCTCATCGACGTAGTGGTCGTAGAGGACCGACATGATCGGGCGGTTGTACTGGTGGTTGAAGTGCGGCTGCTCGAATGGAGCAATCACCAGAACGAAAGGCTTTCGGGCGACATGCTGGAGCTTTGAGTAGGCGTCGGTAAACTTGCGTGCCTTCCCGTGAATCGCGTTTGCAAGGCGAATCATGGCTTCGTGGTTCAGCGCGTCGATGTCGATGCCCAGGTTTGCGGGCGATTCAAGAGAAAACTGCAGGTCCCACTCGTTGGGTTTACCCTGAGCTGCGTTCGCAGTCACAGCCTCGACAAGGAAGCGGGTGCCCTCGCGGTCGAGCTGGAAGTCCGGCGCTGAGTGTGGCCAGTCGAACTCGAACCCATAGTCACAGAAGACCGCATATAGGTAGATCTCCCAGAAGGACGAGTTGAAGGAGAGCTGGAACTCTTGAATCATCTTCCCATCGCGGTCGGGGAAGCCCTCGGCCCAAGCAGCGAGGACTGCCCGGTCAGGTGCGCGTGCGGGGCCAAGCAGTGACTTGAAGTGCGGGTGCTGCCTGGATTCATCGACGATCGGTGTGAAAAGATCCATGGGGTCGTGCTCCTGGCGAAAGGATCCTTTAGCGAGCGTAAAAGGCTCATGCGTCGTGGCTGGCTCGGACTGAGGACTCGATGACTTCATCAATTCCTTGCATTTGTGATCCGATGTGTTAGGCGCCTTGTAAGCCTGCCCAAGAGGCGCTTCTGAGCTCTGATTCGGCCAGCCCGCTCCTCGGCGTTCTTGCGGCTGAAGCCAACACATTCTTCAGTGGGCGGAATGATCGCTCGCCAGAAGAGACGTTGGTGCAGATTTATGAGTCAGTGGCTGCCTCGACGTGAGAGCCGAGGTTCAGTTCGGATAGGGAATCGAACGTGTGCTGGATGCAATGAGTACGGATAGGGCCTTCTGCAAACTGCATCGGCACTGGGTTTTTGAAGACCAGATGACTTTCAATCGTGCAGTCGTTGCTCAGGCCTAGGTAGCGCGCCACGGTCGATGCGTGAATCTGAAGCAATTCGACCCGGTCTAGATGCTTCCGAAGCAAATCGCGCCGGCCCTTTTCATCCACTTCACCAGCGAAGTCCATTAACTGCTCGGCGATCTCCCCGTAGGTCTTGCGGAACTGCAGATCCTTGCACTCCATTACCAGCACCCGCCCATTTTTCGGATCCCAAGCTAGGACATCTACATCACCGTAGTTGCGCTCTAGCTTTGAAGAAAGTAACTTGCTCAGAGCTATCTCGGAGTGAGTTCTCCAGCCCAGCGAATTCATCCGCTTTGTCACGCGTTCGTTGAACTGCATGCCATCGCGGTGACGTGCGTGGCCAGCATATCTGCGCATAGCTGGACCAAGATGTCGGTCTGCATAGGACCCCGAGTAGTAGTTTGCAAGCGTGGAAATTACACCTTCCCTCAGCATAGCTGGTGCCACAAACATCTCGGGGTCTTCATCGTTTGAGAGTTGCAGCAGTGGTCGTCGAAGGAAACTGAGTCGGCGACGAAACCTCCAGAAGGAGATGTCTCGGTCATCATGGCCTTCGGGCAGATCTCGCCAGGATGTGCGGGGCTGCAGGCTCAGCGCCGCCAAGATGTTCGGGCCAATCCCTTTGTTTGGAGCTAGGGCCTCAAGCTCGCTTCGTCGAATCACGAAGATCGGCTCGTCTCGTTCGATCCCATGGTTCTCAACGGCATCCACGAACTGTCGAAGCGCATTGAACTCAAATCCGAATTCTACAACCCACGCATCCAGAAATTTCTGATCCAACACACCCTTCACGTCTAGTACGACGGCGGGCATGGCGAGGTTCTTGCTGTAGCTCCTGACCGAATCCATGTAGCGGACTGCGTTCGTCCTGCTACCGAACTGGTCGATGACACTGTCGATGAAGTCGTGATGAACGTGCACATCGCCCAACGCGCGAACGGAGATTGCGGGCTTCATGAGGCCCCAATGGATCAGGTCAGACCAGCCACCCAGGTGATGGATCTGGGACGCCAATGTCAGAAGAAGGGAGTGATCCATGCGGCCAAGTTCACGTGCTCCGTTGAGCGGGCATTCGCATATGGCCATCTCCAGCAGCACGCGGGATCCGTGAAAGATCGCATTCAGCTTGAATTCCTGCTCCTTCATAACGCTCAGGGCAGAAGACTGATCGTCGCGCAGTGCCAAGATCGCGGATGACGTTCGATGCCATCGGGCCCTGGACACCGAGGCCGCTTCATAGTTGAGCGAAACCTTTGAGAGCACATCGCGCCGATCGAATTGCGCGAGCTGTACTCTCAGTTCATCTTCCACGCGCCGCACCAGATCATTCAGAAACTGTCGGCAGGCTTCCTTTCCGGCAACGGCACCGCCCTCGCGGGGATCGCGGACCTTCCACCCGAGTCCGAGCCTTGTCGCGGCGTCCTCGTAGGAACTGATGTTGACCAGCGTCTCCCGACCGAGCCAAGGGAAGAAATCCCGAAACTCCTGTTGCGAGAACATGTGAGTCTGCCTGGCCTGAGCGCTGGGAACGATCTTCCGAAAGAGGCCTTCAGGATCGCTCGGTACCCTATCGGAAAGCCGCGAGACGCCTGAAATAAGTGCTCTCACTAAGGCTGCCTCCGCTATATTTTCGGGGCTGTAGAGAGCTCTTTCGAAGGCCGAGCCGATCGTCATTTGAATCGTGCATGTCGCATGTTCGGCCGTAACGGCAATGGCGTGCGCGGCGTCTTCCGCATTACCCCATCCTTGCTCAGGATCTAATGGGATTTGGGACGAGGTGAAGATGCATTTCCAAAGGATCGCTCCATTCCCAAGATATGTAGAAAACTCCGCTTCGAGATGAGGCGCCGCACGTCGGCACCATGTCTCGAGCATTCTCCAACGCTCATAGGTCCAGCTCGGCTTCCCTTCATGAACTGGGAGCTGGAACCACCATGCGCGTGCAGCTGTTCTGCACATCCCCATGGGGAAACCGTCTTCTGCGGGATCAACCGTTCGATATAGCGGTTGCCGGTTCTCATCGTCGAAGTGACTTCTTCCGTCGATCTGAACCAGTATCCAGCGTCCATCGATGAACCTCTCAGCGTGCATGTCAACATCTGCATGGAACGAGCGCCGGGCTTCCAGAATCGCGTTCTGCGTGATGGCCAAACAGAGTTTCTTTCTTGCTGCTTCGGACGGGATATCTGAATGTGGAACTAGATGCCCTTTGTTCGAATCGGCCCAGGCAACCAGATTGAGTAGCCCATTTGCGTTCTGTAGCTGTACACCCATCCTTGCCAGTTGGTCCTGGGCCAGGAGAATGCGCCAGAGCTGGAGAACATCCATGTCGGGCAGCCATCCCAAGGTCCAGAAGTCTGCTGTACTCGTATGCTGGACTTTCCATCTTGGGTCCGGGGCTGGCAGAAGAGATAGGGAGGCTCCTCGACCGATTCCGCAGGTCAGAACCAGCAAAAGTCCTTGCTGGAAGCCCTCTGTCCTGGAGCACGCGGTTAGAACGAAGGCGATGGCTTTATCGATTTGATCTGATTGTTCTTTCGTGGGTACGAAGGCCCCTCTGAAACCATCTTCCTTGAAGTCCTCAAGGGTGTCGACTATGCATACGAGCGCCAGATGACGACCCGCATCAACCTCCCTGGCTGCGCAGCAGAGGCTTCCAATGTGATTGATCCGAAAGGGAAGTTTCCTACCCTGGCTGCCGAGCAACGGTGAATGGGCGAGTAGCGTTGCATATTGGCGCGTCAGGCTCGAGAGGAATACTTGCCTGTTCTCATCCATTCCCAGCACTTCGATGAAGAACCTGCGAATCGCGACAGTGACGGCAGTCGGGAGGACAAGGAAGAGGCTCTGCTCGCTCCATACGATCGGCCGGCGCTCCAGCTCGGAATGGCCGACGGTTTGATCCCGCAGAAGCCCCGCGCGCTCCTGGCCGAGTAGAAATGGGCCCAGCAGGTCGATGTCAACGCCTGCATCAGCGAGATCAGCGTGGCTAAATCGCACAAGGTCCTGCAGCTGACCAAACTGTTGAGCGAGCGACTTCGGCAACACCTTGGTCCGAGTCTCCTCTCCAGACTGGTTTCGCTTCAGTCCCGCTCGGCGGAGGGCAAAGTCGGAAATTTTCAGAAGCGCATGAATTGAATTCGCGATGAATTGGAATTGCGGTTCATCCGGCAGCTCATCGACCATCTCGACGATGCGCTGAAGGTAGAAGGTCGCGCTCTCCCAAACACCCTCCAGGACAAGATAGTTGCCGCGGCTGGACGATATGTTGCCTACAAAGATGCTCTCGGGTGGATCCTCAAGATGGCCACACGCTAAGCCAAGCGCAGAAAAGCCCTTAAGGAGAATCTTCGAACCTGGTGCTTCTATCCCTTGGCCAAAGGCGACGGAGAGGTGAACGAGAGTCTCTAGGCGCAGGCAGTTCGCTTGGAGAGACGGTTGCAACAGCAATCCGCCGAACGCGGCCGCGACCCTGATTGCATTGAATCTGTGTAGATCCCGGACAAACGATTTGCACTGCCTAGCAATCTTTCCGATGTTGGGATCTGATGCTGGCAACCTCATCGTTGCAGCCAAGGAAGCGAGGTCAGGTTCTGCGTCGTAGTTGTGATCACTCATGTTCTTTGTACATATCTTCAAAATTGAAGCGGTATGCTGAAACGAGTGATCTTGGACACATCGAATAATCGCCATAGTTCCTAGAATCAAATTTTTCCTGCATCTAGCAAGACCTCCACGAGTGGCTTTTCCCAATGATCTTTCCGCAAGAGCTGACGGTATTCCTCAGCGGTTTGGGTTCGTGTTCGCACCATTATTGCGATGACTGACGCAGAACCGTGATGAATTGAGTCTGTATCAACATTGGCAGCCAACTTTCCGGTCGCGGTAGGGACACCGGTTACCCAGTGCCCCCCGCAGTTGGAAGCATTCATGGCCGGCGATCGGATGTTCAAGAGGGGAGGGCAAACGACCCTCGCGGTGAAGCCAGCAAAGCCGTAACTGGCGGAAGACCACGAAGCTTGTATATACACACCCGCAGCCTCGCGACCGAGGGCGGGACACTTGGCATCCGTGTTCTCGCTGATCAAATGGTCACTCGTAAGCGCTTGGCGCGCTCCTTGAAGGCACGTTCTCCACCTTCGAGGATGTCGCACACGTGTTGCCGGATGAGCGGGTTTTCGAGACTGCCGCTCTCGTATGTAATGAGCGGCAACTGGCCGGGCCTGTGCGGCCCACACTGCGCCACGATCACCTGATCCGCATCGGTGTTCACCACCAAGTTGGCATTGTGCGTCACGATGACTATCTGGCGCCGCTTCTTGGCGTCGCGGAAACGATGCACCAGTTCTTGATATATGGACTGAGGGTCCAAGTTCTCTTCGGGCTGATCGATGATGAGTGGTCGATCATCTTCCGCGTCGATGGCCAAGTACAGCAGCAGCAAGACGATGCCGCGTGTGCCGGGTGACAACTGCTCAATATCGACACCGTCATATTGCAAGCCGTAGCCAACAGTGATGTGATCGGTGCTGTAGAGCCAGTCCGAAATGTTGCGCGCCCATGCACGGAAATCGGCGTTCTCAGGCATGTGGGTCCGGAGCGCGGCCTCATTGATCTTGACGAAATCG
The nucleotide sequence above comes from Castellaniella sp.. Encoded proteins:
- a CDS encoding type IV toxin-antitoxin system AbiEi family antitoxin domain-containing protein → MDAQNSGKLNRLLTELGDTRLVSSRWLRAHGYSNSLVARYVGSGWLVSPARGVYMRRGGRLQWEGVVRSLQVGEGVPLHVGGCFALDLQGHEHYLRLGDAGTITLYGPQQPPGWMGKLSLEQRFEYEGKGPLDLPAVPVTAEVSGTALSDAGLAWYSVAFGADAVVCSTPERAMLELCDSVSGAAGVYEADALMQAMTTLRPQRVGLMLRHCRSIKAKRLFLALADRHRHAWLAHVSLEGVDLGRGKRALVPGGRLHPTYQITLPGDLDEHLA
- a CDS encoding nucleotidyl transferase AbiEii/AbiGii toxin family protein gives rise to the protein MSTWLDQWDRRYTDRVRLLVEILPVLAQEPRFALKGGTAINLFEHDLPRLSVDIDLAWLPVHDYAEDARLIAEALGRLADVLRARPLQLQVHTSAGEGGAVTRLVASRGRARVQIETTPVMRGAVHPVRGMVVRPRVEEAFGFAEVQVLAFTDLYAGKLAAALSRQHPRDLFDVGLLLEDERADAGLWRTFLVYLTCSPKPAWEMLAPRVPADFGATFEAHFKGMTSEPISVAALLESRGRLLARVAHWLDGPSRAFLQSVEDEKADFSLIGLAHAAELPGVRRKLHNLAQRTAAKRAADRRQLDDTLARITGAG
- a CDS encoding transcriptional regulator, with amino-acid sequence MVHDFTLVYALDSGMGSQEDVLRQVADSDCADATVGWGRPGHVGLAFSREASDRDTAVTLATAQMAQALPGAVLVRVDAA